The Toxorhynchites rutilus septentrionalis strain SRP chromosome 3, ASM2978413v1, whole genome shotgun sequence genome includes a region encoding these proteins:
- the LOC129777349 gene encoding uncharacterized protein LOC129777349, which produces MLARLKAEDEERKRRRAFVRTRLQRGIRMVIYNLSWLQQIDQHYYGDNARRNIAMVMWRRVGRKALFTLIEKTGLSKPVEERTYWQRDRISEAFRDLECLARFPPEVRQELTTVARYVFYTANRAILKEGREAAGVYFVLEGIVCVSRMKWNPLYERYEDTPYAIRVPGEMFGEMSFLYGCPRTATCATATDCELLYVSRKYFERLLGPTLRLQWQQTREAMDRFQFFDNWTDLQFQEMCILTKMKSYERQQKISMPEAGVGSDYAYFVLSGECMILQCLKVLKKKRGKRVCYRLLPAETENYEIGLAKRYEAKRKREEEEKRTEQEEREKQENQKKQEEQGEQEKQEEREKQEEQEEKKEQEEQEEQEEQKEQKEREEKEEQEKQVEQKEPNGQDEQEQEPSGELEYHFIDVGTYDCGSVFGLGERIDDRSIVARERVHCMLVPRYWLYMKEQNAGNVWDRIKIYLDSAIPTREMLFKQFLGDLNWVVYRKKVVSDLMQCQRRPNHTHLLDVPLICRVEETMERWK; this is translated from the coding sequence ATGTTAGCCAGATTAAAAGCGGAAGATGAAGAACGAAAGCGCCGGCGTGCGTTTGTCCGAACCCGCCTCCAGCGTGGCATCCGGATGGTGATTTACAATCTTTCCTGGTTGCAGCAAATCGATCAGCATTATTATGGAGACAATGCCCGCCGAAATATTGCCATGGTTATGTGGCGGAGGGTAGGACGGAAGGCACTATTTACGCTCATTGAAAAAACCGGCCTCAGCAAACCGGTAGAGGAACGCACCTATTGGCAACGTGACAGGATCTCAGAAGCGTTTCGCGACCTGGAATGCCTTGCCCGATTTCCGCCGGAAGTTCGTCAGGAGCTGACTACCGTTGCCCGATATGTGTTTTACACTGCTAATCGAGCGATCCTCAAAGAGGGTCGCGAAGCGGCGGGAGTCTACTTCGTGCTAGAAGGCATCGTTTGTGTGAGCCGTATGAAGTGGAAcccgttgtacgaacgatatgaGGACACCCCGTATGCTATCCGTGTGCCAGGAGAGATGTTTGGCGAGATGTCGTTCCTCTATGGTTGTCCCCGGACGGCGACATGCGCCACAGCCACTGACTGCGAACTGCTGTACGTTTCCCGGAAATACTTTGAGCGATTGCTAGGTCCAACCCTGCGGCTCCAATGGCAGCAAACGCGGGAAGCGATGGATCGGTTCCAGTTCTTTGACAACTGGACGGACCTGCAGTTCCAGGAGATGTGCATCCTGACCAAAATGAAGAGCTACGAGCGCCAGCAGAAGATCAGCATGCCGGAAGCGGGCGTAGGCAGCGATTACGCGTACTTTGTTCTCAGCGGCGAGTGCATGATTTTGCAGTGTCTAAAGGTGTTGAAGAAGAAGCGCGGAAAGCGAGTTTGCTATCGGCTACTACCGGCCGAGACAGAAAATTATGAAATCGGTTTAGCAAAACGATATGAGGCGAAGCGGAAGCGAGAAGAAGAGGAGAAGCGAACGGAACAGGAGGAGCGAGAGAAACAGGAGAATCAAAAGAAGCAGGAAGAGCAGGGAGAGCAAGAAAAACAAGAAGAGCGAGAGAAGCAAGAAGAACAAGAGGAGAAAAAGGAGCAAGAAGAGCAAGAAGAGCAAGAAGAGCAAAAAGAGCAAAAGGAACGAGAGGAAAAAGAAGAGCAAGAGAAGCAAGTGGAACAGAAAGAGCCAAACGGGCAGGACGAACAGGAACAGGAGCCGTCGGGAGAATTGGAGTATCACTTCATCGACGTGGGAACGTACGATTGTGGGTCAGTGTTCGGACTGGGTGAACGCATAGACGATCGATCGATAGTGGCTCGAGAGCGGGTCCACTGTATGCTGGTTCCACGCTATTGGCTCTACATGAAGGAACAGAACGCGGGCAACGTCTGGGATCGGATTAAAATCTACCTGGATTCGGCGATTCCCACCCGGGAGATGTTGTTCAAGCAGTTCTTGGGAGATCTAAATTGGGTGGTATACCGGAAGAAGGTGGTTAGTGATCTAATGCAGTGCCAACGCCGGCCGAATCATACTCATTTGCTCGATGTACCGCTCATATGCCGAGTGGAAGAGACCATGGAAAGATGGAAGTGA